A single Saccopteryx bilineata isolate mSacBil1 chromosome 7, mSacBil1_pri_phased_curated, whole genome shotgun sequence DNA region contains:
- the VAX1 gene encoding ventral anterior homeobox 1 — protein MFGKPDKMDVRCHSDAETARVSKNAHKESRESKGAEGNLPAAFLKEPQGAFSASGAAEDCNKSKSNSSADPDYCRRILVRDAKGSIREIILPKGLDLDRPKRTRTSFTAEQLYRLEMEFQRCQYVVGRERTELARQLSLSETQVKVWFQNRRTKQKKDQGKDSELRSVVSETAATCSVLRLLEQGRLLSPPGLPALLPPCATGALGSALRGPSLPALGAGAAAGSAAAATAPGPAGAASPHPPAVGGAPGPGPTGPGGLHAGAPAAGHSLFSLPVPSLLGSVASRLSSAPLTMAGSLAGNLQELSARYLSSSAFEPYSRTNSKEGAEKKALD, from the exons ATGTTCGGGAAACCAGACAAAATGGACGTTCGGTGCCACTCAGACGCAGAGACTGCCCGGGTCTCCAAGAACGCGCACAAGGAGAGCCGGGAGAGCAAGGGCGCAGAAGGGAACCTCCCCGCTGCCTTCCTCAAAGAGCCGCAGGGCGCCTTCTCCGCGTCCGGCGCCGCGGAAGATTGTAACAAAAGTAAATCCAATTCCTCTGCGGACCCGGATTACTGCCGCCGGATCCTGGTCCGAG ATGCCAAGGGGTCCATCCGAGAGATCATCCTGCCCAAGGGCCTGGACCTGGACCGGCCCAAGAGGACGCGCACGTCGTTCACGGCGGAGCAGCTCTACCGGCTGGAGATGGAGTTCCAGCGCTGCCAGTACGTGGTGGGCCGCGAGAGGACCGAGCTCGCGCGGCAGCTCAGCCTCTCCGAGACCCAG GTGAAGGTCTGGTTCCAGAACCGGCGCACGAAACAGAAGAAGGACCAGGGCAAGGACTCGGAGCTGCGCTCGGTGGTGTCGGAGACCGCGGCCACGTGCAGCGTGCTGCGCTTGCTGGAGCAGGGCCGCCTGCTGTCGCCGCCCGGCCTGCCCGCGCTGCTGCCGCCGTGTGCCACCGGAGCGCTCGGCTCGGCTCTGCGCGGGCCCAGCCTACCGGCCCTGGGCGCGGGCGCCGCGGCGGGCTCGGCCGCCGCCGCCACGGCCCCCGGACCCGCCGGCGCCGCGTCCCCTCACCCGCCGGCCGTGGGCGGTGCCCCCGGGCCCGGGCCGACCGGGCCAGGGGGCCTGCACGCGGGCGCGCCGGCCGCCGGACACAGCCTCTTCAGCCTGCCGGTGCCCTCGCTGCTCGGCTCCGTGGCCAGCCGCCTCTCCTCCGCCCCGCTGACAATGGCTGGTTCTCTGGCTGGGAATTTGCAAGAACTCTCCGCCCGATACCTGAGCTCCTCGGCCTTCGAGCCTTACTCCCGGACCAACAGCAAAGAAGGAGCCGAGAAAAAAGCGCTGGACTGA